Proteins encoded together in one Quercus lobata isolate SW786 chromosome 3, ValleyOak3.0 Primary Assembly, whole genome shotgun sequence window:
- the LOC115978757 gene encoding probable aldo-keto reductase 2 — protein sequence MGGRVERIKLGSQGLEVSAQGLGCMGMSAAYGPPKPDGDMISLIHHAIHTGVTFLDTSDIYGPFTNEILLGKALKGGVREKVELATKFGARADGKMEVRGDPGYVRAACEASLKRLNIDCIDLYYQHRVDTRVPIEVTIGELKKLVEEGKVKYIGLSEASASTIRRAHAVHPITAVQLEWSLWSRDVEEEIIPTCRELGIGIVAYSPLGRGFFSSGSKILENLTDGDFRKLLPRFQPENLEHNKTIFEHVNEVAARKGCTPSQLALAWVHHQGKDVCPIPGTTKIENFNQNIGALSVKLTPEEMVELESFAAEGVVKGDRYTKEFATWKNSETPPFSSWKAT from the exons ATGGGTGGAAGAGTAGAGAGAATAAAGCTGGGTTCTCAGGGACTGGAGGTGTCTGCACAAGGCTTAGGGTGCATGGGAATGTCCGCCGCCTACGGTCCTCCAAAGCCTGATGGAGACATGATCTCTCTCATCCATCATGCCATCCACACTGGTGTCACCTTCCTCGACACCTCCGACATCTATGGCCCCTTCACCAATGAAATCCTCCTTGGAAAG GCTTTGAAGGGAGGGGTAAGAGAGAAGGTGGAATTGGCAACAAAGTTTGGCGCTAGAGCGGATGGGAAGATGGAAGTCCGTGGCGATCCAGGGTATGTGAGAGCAGCTTGTGAGGCCAGTTTGAAGCGCCTCAATATTGATTGTATTGATCTCTACTATCAGCATCGTGTTGACACCCGCGTTCCCATTGAAGTCACG ATTGGAGAACTCAAGAAACTAGTTGAAGAGGGTAAAGTGAAGTATATAGGTCTATCTGAGGCCTCTGCTTCTACAATCAGAAGGGCACATGCGGTTCATCCCATAACTGCTGTGCAGCTAGAGTGGTCTTTGTGGTCTAGAGATGTGGAGGAAGAAATAATTCCTACATGCAG GGAACTAGGTATTGGGATTGTGGCATACAGTCCTCTAGGACGAGGGTTCTTTTCATCTGGGTCTAAGATTCTTGAAAATCTGACGGACGGTGATTTCCGAAAG CTCCTACCCAGGTTCCAACCTGAAAATCTGGAGCATAACAAAACCATATTTGAGCATGTTAATGAAGTGGCAGCAAGGAAGGGATGCACCCCATCACAGTTAGCACTAGCTTGGGTTCATCACCAAGGAAAGGACGTGTGTCCCATACCTGGAACCACCAAGATTGAAAACTTTAACCAAAACATTGGAGCTCTGTCTGTGAAACTGACACCAGAGGAAATGGTTGAACTTGAATCATTTGCTGCTGAGGGTGTCGTGAAGGGCGACAGATATACAAAGGAGTTTGCAACTTGGAAGAATTCTGAAACCCCACCATTTTCTTCATGGAAAGCTACATAA